From the genome of Triticum aestivum cultivar Chinese Spring chromosome 3B, IWGSC CS RefSeq v2.1, whole genome shotgun sequence, one region includes:
- the LOC123071567 gene encoding serine/threonine-protein kinase SAPK4, with translation MEKYEAVRDIGSGNFGVARLMRNRETRELVAVKCIERGHRIDENVYREIINHRSLRHPNIIRFKEVVLTPTNLMIVMEFAAGGELFERICDRGRFSEDEARYFFQQLICGVSYCHHMQICHRDLKLENVLLDGSAAPRLKICDFGYSKSSVLHSRPKSAVGTPAYIAPEVLSRREYDGKLADVWSCGVTLYVMLVGGYPFEDQDDPKNIRKTIQRIMSVQYTIPDHVHISMECRQLMARIFVNVPSKRITMREIKNHPWFLKNLPRELTETAQAMYFRRDNAVPSFSEQTSEEIMKIVQEARTMPKSSRPSYGWGDEGSDDEEEKEEEERPEVAEEEEEDEYDKRVKEVHASGELRMSSLRIS, from the exons atgGAGAAGTACGAGGCGGTGCGGGACATCGGGTCGGGCAACTTCGGGGTGGCGCGGCTGATGCGCAACCGCGAGACCCGCGAGCTCGTCGCCGTCAAGTGCATCGAGCGCGGCCACCGG ATTGACGAGAATGTCTACAGGGAGATCATCAACCACCGCTCGCTGCGCCACCCCAACATCATCCGCTTCAAGGAG GTGGTACTGACGCCAACAAATCTTATGATTGTCATGGAGTTCGCAGCAGGTGGGGAGCTGTTTGAGCGAATCTGTGATCGTGGGCGGTTCAGTGAGGATGAG GCAAGGTATTTCTTTCAGCAGTTGATCTGTGGTGTGAGCTACTGCCATCACATG CAAATATGCCATAGAGATTTGAAGCTGGAGAATGTTCTCTTGGATGGCAGTGCAGCTCCACGGCTCAAAATATGCGATTTCGGCTACTCCAAG TCATCAGTATTGCATTCAAGGCCCAAATCAGCAGTGGGGACGCCAGCATATATTGCACCAGAGGTGCTATCCcgccgtgagtatgatggaaag CTTGCAGATGTGTGGTCTTGTGGGGTGACTCTTTACGTCATGCTTGTGGGAGGCTATCCATTTGAAGACCAGGATGACCCCAAGAATATACGCAAGACCATTCAG CGAATAATGTCCGTGCAATATACCATACCTGATCATGTCCACATATCCATGGAATGCCGACAGCTTATGGCCCGTATCTTTGTTAACGTCCCATCGAAG AGAATCACAATGAGGGAGATAAAGAATCACCCATGGTTCCTGAAGAACCTACCAAGGGAGCTCACAGAGACAGCGCAGGCCATGTACTTCAGGAGGGATAACGCGGTGCCTTCTTTCTCGGAGCAGACTTCAGAAGAGATCATGAAGATCGTCCAGGAGGCAAGGACCATGCCGAAGTCATCCAGGCCAAGCTATGGTTGGGGCGATGAGGGTTCGGACGACGaggaagagaaggaagaggaagagagaccagaagtggcggaggaggaagaggaggatgagTACGACAAGAGGGTCAAGGAGGTTCATGCAAGCGGAGAGCTCCGCATGAGCTCGCTACGCATATCATGA
- the LOC123071565 gene encoding probable ion channel POLLUX isoform X1: protein MAESDGGEADPGAGRDDPAPRPQRPQLAKSRTIAGSATAAAAASAEIRRGGRDGGILARRSTTTAAAPLPQVPRRLTVAVDDPSHAAPNAGVLDRDWCYPSFLGPHASRPRPPRQQQTPPPAAAAAAPARRNPSSNPATTRRVAASQRDEEKSLASVVKQSALLGERRPLSPPPPPPPRARGFDLSPYCLLLLLVVTVTSSSLAFWQWMKVLGLQEKVRSCSGGADAVDSEETAETSWVLGDPGSGFVSSESWKLAPMFAVAIPIFLFKYADQLRRKKENSSRARSTEEEVPLEKRIAYKVDVFFSGHPYAKLLALLIATVVLIASGGIALYSVSGSGFLEALWLSWTFVADSGNHADQVGLGPRIVSVSISAGGMLVFATMLGLVSDAISEKVDSWRKGKSEVIEVNHILILGWSDKLGSLLKQLAIANKSIGGGVVVVLAERDKEEMEMDIGKLGFDFMGTSVICRSGSPLILADLKKVSVSKARAIIVLASDENADQSDARALRVVLSLTGVKEGLRGHIVVEMSDLDNEPLVKLVGGELIETVVAHDVIGRLMIQCALQPGLAQIWEDILGFENAEFYIKRWPELDGMRFGDVLISFPDAVPCGVKLASRFGSILMNPDDDYVLREGDEILVIAEDDDTYAPAPLPEVHKGFLPNVPTPPKYPEKILFCGWRRDIHDMIMVLEAFLAPGSELWMFNEVPEKARETKLTDGGMDILGLTNIKLVHKEGNAVIRRHLESLPLETFDSILILADESVEDSIVQSDSRSLATLLLIRDVQSKRLPSKESKSPLHHNGFSHSSWIRKMQHASDKSIIISEILDSRTRNLVSVSKISDYVLSNELVSMALAMVAEDKQINRVLEELFAEEGNEMCIRSAEFYLYEQEELSFLDIMVRARERDEIVIGYRLANTDEAIINPEHKSEIKKWSLDDVFVVIAKGD, encoded by the exons ATGGCGGAgagcgacggcggcgaggcggaccCCGGCGCCGGCCGCGACGACCCGGCCCCGCGCCCGCAGCGGCCGCAGCTCGCCAAATCGCGCACCATCGccggctccgccaccgcggccgccgccgcctccgccgagaTAAGGCGGGGCGGGAGGGACGGCGGCATCCTCGCCCGCCGCTCGACCACAACGGCGGCGGCGCCCCTCCCGCAGGTGCCCAGGCGGCTCACCGTCGCCGTGGACGACCCCTCCCACGCGGCGCCCAACGCCGGCGTGCTCGACCGCGACTGGTGCTACCCGTCCTTCCTCGGCCCGCACGCctcgcgcccgcgcccgccgcgcCAGCAGcagacgccgccgcccgccgccgccgccgccgcccccgcccgccGGAACCCTAGCAGCAATCCCGCCACCACGCGGAGGGTGGCGGCCTCGCAGCGGGACGAGGAGAAGTCCCTGGCCTCCGTGGTCAAGCAGTCCGCGCTGCTCGGGGAGAGGAGGCCGCTCTCgcctccgcccccgccgccgccgcgcgctcgCGGATTCGATCTCTCGCCGTACTGCCTCCTGCTA TTGCTGGTTGTAACCGTCACAAGCTCTTCCCTGGCCTTCTGGCAGTGGATGAAAGTGCTGGGACTCCAG GAAAAGGTCAGATCATGCAGTGGTGGTGCTGATGCTGTGGACAGTGAGGAAACTGCTGAGACATCCTGGGTTCTGGGGGACCCTGGTTCCGGCTTTGTTAGCTCCGAGAGCTGGAAATTAGCTCCGATGTTTGCTGTGGCAATACCGATATTCCTTTTTAAATACGCTGACCAGCTGCGGCGTAAGAAAGAAaattccagcagggcgagaagcaCCGAGGAAGAAGTGCCTCTCGAGAAGCGGATTGCTTACAAGGTTGATGTGTTCTTCTCAGGGCATCCGTATGCGAAGCTGCTTGCCCTCCTGATCGCCACTGTAGTTCTCATCGCCTCGGGCGGCATTGCGCTGTATTCTGTCAGTGGCAGTGGGTTCCTGGAGGCTCTTTGGCTTTCTTGGACTTTTGTGGCAGATTCAGGAAACCATGCTGACCAGGTTGGCCTCGGTCCAAGGATTGTGTCCGTGTCGATTAGTGCCGGTGGCATGCTGGTGTTTGCCACGATGCTCGGGCTTGTGTCAGATGCCATATCGGAGAAGGTAGATTCTTGGCGTAAGGGGAAAAGCGAGGTGATAGAGGTCAACCATATACTAATCCTCGGATGGAGCGACAAGCTG GGCTCTCTTCTGAAGCAGCTAGCTATAGCGAATAAAAGCATTGGTGGTGGTGTAGTTGTTGTCCTGGCAGAAAGAGACAAGGAAGAGATGGAGATGGACATAGGAAAGCTAGGATTTGACTTCATGGGAACATCTGTAATATGTAGAAGCGGCAGTCCTCTAATCCTAGCAGATCTGAAGAAG GTTTctgtttccaaagcacgtgctatTATTGTTTTAGCATCTGATGAAAATGCAGACCAA AGTGATGCACGAGCTTTGCGTGTCGTACTGAGCCTGACTGGAGTAAAAGAGGGCTTAAGGGGGCATATTGTTGTAGAGATGAGTGACCTTGACAATGAACCTTTGGTGAAATTGGTTGGAGGTGAACTAATTGAAACAGTTGTTGCCCATGATGTCATTGGACGTTTGATGATACAGTGTGCACTCCAACCTGGCTTGGCACAG ATATGGGAGGATATTTTGGGATTCGAAAATGCAGAGTTCTATATAAAAAGATGGCCAGAATTGGATGGCATGCGGTTTGGGGATGTGTTAATCTCATTCCCTGATGCTGTGCCCTGTGGAGTGAAGCTTGCGTCAAGATTTGGAAGTATATTAATGAATCCGGATGATGATTATGTTTTAAGAGAAGGTGATGAGATCCTTGTTATAGCAGAAGATGATGATACTTATGCACCTGCTCCTCTACCAGAG GTGCATAAGGGTTTTCTACCTAACGTTCCCACCCCTCCTAAATATCCAGAGAAAATTTTGTTCTGTGGTTGGCGACGTGACATCCACGATATGATAATG GTTCTAGAAGCATTTCTTGCTCCAGGTTCTGAATTGTGGATGTTCAATGAGGTGCCAGAGAAGGCGAGGGAGACAAAACTGACTGACGGTGGTATGGATATTCTTGGACTAACAAACATTAAACTTGTACACAAAGAAGGGAATGCTGTCATCAGGCGGCACTTAGAAAGCTTGCCTCTTGAGACCTTTGATTCT ATTTTAATTCTTGCAGATGAGTCAGTGGAGGACTCCATTGTACAATCAGATTCACGGTCCTTAGCTACACTTCTTCTAATTCGTGACGTTCAG TCCAAACGTCTTCCGTCGAAGGAGTCAAAATCACCTCTACATCACAATGGCTTCTCTCACAGCTCCTGGATTCGGAAGATGCAGCATGCATCGGACAAATCAATAATAATCAGTGAGATACTGGACTCAAGAACTAGAAACCTTGTATCTGTCTCCAAAATCAGCGATTACGTCCTGTCAAATGAACTTGTCAGTATGGCATTAGCAATGGTAGCAGAAGACAAGCAAATCAACAGAGTTCTTGAGGAACTTTTTGCTGAGGAG GGCAACGAGATGTGCATACGGTCTGCTGAGTTTTACCTGTACGAACAAGAGGAGTTGAGTTTCCTGGACATAATGGTGAGGGCTCGTGAGAGAGACGAGATTGTGATCGGCTACCGGCTCGCAAACACCGATGAGGCAATCATTAATCCAGAGCACAAGTCGGAGATTAAGAAGTGGTCTCTGGACGACGTGTTTGTTGTGATCGCGAAAGGTGACTGA
- the LOC123071565 gene encoding probable ion channel POLLUX isoform X2 encodes MAESDGGEADPGAGRDDPAPRPQRPQLAKSRTIAGSATAAAAASAEIRRGGRDGGILARRSTTTAAAPLPQVPRRLTVAVDDPSHAAPNAGVLDRDWCYPSFLGPHASRPRPPRQQQTPPPAAAAAAPARRNPSSNPATTRRVAASQRDEEKSLASVVKQSALLGERRPLSPPPPPPPRARGFDLSPYCLLLLLVVTVTSSSLAFWQWMKVLGLQEKVRSCSGGADAVDSEETAETSWVLGDPGSGFVSSESWKLAPMFAVAIPIFLFKYADQLRRKKENSSRARSTEEEVPLEKRIAYKVDVFFSGHPYAKLLALLIATVVLIASGGIALYSVSGSGFLEALWLSWTFVADSGNHADQVGLGPRIVSVSISAGGMLVFATMLGLVSDAISEKVDSWRKGKSEVIEVNHILILGWSDKLGSLLKQLAIANKSIGGGVVVVLAERDKEEMEMDIGKLGFDFMGTSVICRSGSPLILADLKKVSVSKARAIIVLASDENADQSDARALRVVLSLTGVKEGLRGHIVVEMSDLDNEPLVKLVGGELIETVVAHDVIGRLMIQCALQPGLAQIWEDILGFENAEFYIKRWPELDGMRFGDVLISFPDAVPCGVKLASRFGSILMNPDDDYVLREGDEILVIAEDDDTYAPAPLPEVHKGFLPNVPTPPKYPEKILFCGWRRDIHDMIMVLEAFLAPGSELWMFNEVPEKARETKLTDGGMDILGLTNIKLVHKEGNAVIRRHLESLPLETFDSMSQWRTPLYNQIHGP; translated from the exons ATGGCGGAgagcgacggcggcgaggcggaccCCGGCGCCGGCCGCGACGACCCGGCCCCGCGCCCGCAGCGGCCGCAGCTCGCCAAATCGCGCACCATCGccggctccgccaccgcggccgccgccgcctccgccgagaTAAGGCGGGGCGGGAGGGACGGCGGCATCCTCGCCCGCCGCTCGACCACAACGGCGGCGGCGCCCCTCCCGCAGGTGCCCAGGCGGCTCACCGTCGCCGTGGACGACCCCTCCCACGCGGCGCCCAACGCCGGCGTGCTCGACCGCGACTGGTGCTACCCGTCCTTCCTCGGCCCGCACGCctcgcgcccgcgcccgccgcgcCAGCAGcagacgccgccgcccgccgccgccgccgccgcccccgcccgccGGAACCCTAGCAGCAATCCCGCCACCACGCGGAGGGTGGCGGCCTCGCAGCGGGACGAGGAGAAGTCCCTGGCCTCCGTGGTCAAGCAGTCCGCGCTGCTCGGGGAGAGGAGGCCGCTCTCgcctccgcccccgccgccgccgcgcgctcgCGGATTCGATCTCTCGCCGTACTGCCTCCTGCTA TTGCTGGTTGTAACCGTCACAAGCTCTTCCCTGGCCTTCTGGCAGTGGATGAAAGTGCTGGGACTCCAG GAAAAGGTCAGATCATGCAGTGGTGGTGCTGATGCTGTGGACAGTGAGGAAACTGCTGAGACATCCTGGGTTCTGGGGGACCCTGGTTCCGGCTTTGTTAGCTCCGAGAGCTGGAAATTAGCTCCGATGTTTGCTGTGGCAATACCGATATTCCTTTTTAAATACGCTGACCAGCTGCGGCGTAAGAAAGAAaattccagcagggcgagaagcaCCGAGGAAGAAGTGCCTCTCGAGAAGCGGATTGCTTACAAGGTTGATGTGTTCTTCTCAGGGCATCCGTATGCGAAGCTGCTTGCCCTCCTGATCGCCACTGTAGTTCTCATCGCCTCGGGCGGCATTGCGCTGTATTCTGTCAGTGGCAGTGGGTTCCTGGAGGCTCTTTGGCTTTCTTGGACTTTTGTGGCAGATTCAGGAAACCATGCTGACCAGGTTGGCCTCGGTCCAAGGATTGTGTCCGTGTCGATTAGTGCCGGTGGCATGCTGGTGTTTGCCACGATGCTCGGGCTTGTGTCAGATGCCATATCGGAGAAGGTAGATTCTTGGCGTAAGGGGAAAAGCGAGGTGATAGAGGTCAACCATATACTAATCCTCGGATGGAGCGACAAGCTG GGCTCTCTTCTGAAGCAGCTAGCTATAGCGAATAAAAGCATTGGTGGTGGTGTAGTTGTTGTCCTGGCAGAAAGAGACAAGGAAGAGATGGAGATGGACATAGGAAAGCTAGGATTTGACTTCATGGGAACATCTGTAATATGTAGAAGCGGCAGTCCTCTAATCCTAGCAGATCTGAAGAAG GTTTctgtttccaaagcacgtgctatTATTGTTTTAGCATCTGATGAAAATGCAGACCAA AGTGATGCACGAGCTTTGCGTGTCGTACTGAGCCTGACTGGAGTAAAAGAGGGCTTAAGGGGGCATATTGTTGTAGAGATGAGTGACCTTGACAATGAACCTTTGGTGAAATTGGTTGGAGGTGAACTAATTGAAACAGTTGTTGCCCATGATGTCATTGGACGTTTGATGATACAGTGTGCACTCCAACCTGGCTTGGCACAG ATATGGGAGGATATTTTGGGATTCGAAAATGCAGAGTTCTATATAAAAAGATGGCCAGAATTGGATGGCATGCGGTTTGGGGATGTGTTAATCTCATTCCCTGATGCTGTGCCCTGTGGAGTGAAGCTTGCGTCAAGATTTGGAAGTATATTAATGAATCCGGATGATGATTATGTTTTAAGAGAAGGTGATGAGATCCTTGTTATAGCAGAAGATGATGATACTTATGCACCTGCTCCTCTACCAGAG GTGCATAAGGGTTTTCTACCTAACGTTCCCACCCCTCCTAAATATCCAGAGAAAATTTTGTTCTGTGGTTGGCGACGTGACATCCACGATATGATAATG GTTCTAGAAGCATTTCTTGCTCCAGGTTCTGAATTGTGGATGTTCAATGAGGTGCCAGAGAAGGCGAGGGAGACAAAACTGACTGACGGTGGTATGGATATTCTTGGACTAACAAACATTAAACTTGTACACAAAGAAGGGAATGCTGTCATCAGGCGGCACTTAGAAAGCTTGCCTCTTGAGACCTTTGATTCT ATGAGTCAGTGGAGGACTCCATTGTACAATCAGATTCACGGTCCTTAG